The DNA segment TAGTTTCAGCGCCCGGGGTGATATGCTGCCGCCACATTTTGCTACCCGGGAGCGGATCCAATTCTGTAAGCTGTCCCTTTTAAGAAGTGGGAATTCCCACACTTTGGAAATTGCTGCGATTCTTTTGAGCAAAGGATTGCCCCTGGCTATCTTCCCATCGACCAACATAAGCACAGTAGTGGGAGGCATGTTGGAGGCGTGTTCGTTCAGGCTCTTCCATTCATTCCAATCAGGGTCACGTCCGCCCGTCTTTTGCTCAAAGCGGCTGAGCAGCCCCTCCACAACCACCAGTCGATTGGTCGCCAGAAATGGAATCGTATTGCAGGCGCTCATAAGCTGGGCTATGGTTAAGTGGCTACCTTCAAAAGTGGTTGTGTTGATTGCCAGGGATTCGCTATCGCCCAGTTCTTTCTTGAGCTCAGCCATCTTTCCCCTTAAGGAGAAATCATCAAGGCCAAAAAGTATGTATATCAACCCTTATTCACCCTGCAAATTCTACCACAGCGATATCTGGCAAGCCATAACTGAGTGTGGTAAGCTGGATTCGACAAAATGGAACTTGGCATCATTGGCCTACCCAAGAGCGGCAAGACGACTCTGTTCAACAGCCTCACCAAAGGTAGAATTGAGACTCATGCCTTTGGCCCGCCTAACCTGGAGCCGAACCTTGGGGTAGCTAAAGTCCCCGACCTACGCCTGAATGGACTGCAAGCTGTCTTGAATCCAAAGAGAGTCGTCCCTGCTGAGGTCAAATATGTAGATGTGGCTATCTCCAAAGGCAAAGGGGGGGGACTGAGCGGTGAATCCCGGACTCACCTCAGCAAGGCAGATGCTTTCATCCACGTGGTAAGAGCCTTTTCGGACGAGAGCATTCCACATCCCGAAGGCAGCATAGATGCAGCGCGAGACATCAGCATGGTGAACGTAGAGCTTATCCTCTCTGATCTGGCTATTGTCGAGCGGAGGTTGACTCGAATCGAGGACTTACTCAAAGGGGCGAAACCACCGGACCGAGAGCGTCTCTTTCAAGAGCAAGCTCTGCTCTTACGGATCAGATCTGCACTGGAGAAAGAGATACCTGTTCGGGAACAACCACCGACTAAGGATGAGGCCAGGATAATGGAAAACTATCAGTTCCTCACTGCCAAACCCCAATTACTCGTACTTAATATCGGAGAGGCACAAATACCACAAGCGTCTCAGCTTGAGGAAGAGCTAAGACATCGCTATCCCGGAATCGGGGTGGCCGCAGTTTGCAGCAAGCTGGAAATGGAACTGAGTCAGCTAACTGAGGCTGAGGCTATGGAATTCCGTTCAGCCCTTGGGGTTAACGAGGGGGTGGTAGATCGCATCATCAGGCTTTCCTACGAGCTCCTGGGGCTGATATCCTTCTTCAGCATTGCCTCCGGGGAGATAAGATCCTGGACAGTGCCGCAGGGTACTCCCGCTCCCAAGGCAGCAGGCAAGATCCACTCAGACATGGAGAGAGGCTTCATCAGGGCTGAGGTTATGGCTTATCCGGATCTGGTCGCCTGTGGGAGCCTGGCCGAGGCGCGCAAGGAGGGGTCACTCCGGTTGGAGGGTAAGAACTACATCGTTCATGATGGCGATGTCATCACCTTCCTTTTTAGCGTTTAGTTATTAGATGATGAATACAACATTGCTCCTGGTAAGGCACGCCCAGACTGCATCAAATACAAAAGGACGCTACATGGGATGGATGGACGAGGATTTGAGTGAGGAAGGTGTCTGGCAAGCAGAGCAACTCTCACAGAGATTGCGCCATTGGCCAATCTCTGCCATTTTCAGCAGTCCCCTGGAGAGAGCCTGGCAAAGGTTAATGAGAGAGCTATATCGGCTTTGGAGACTGTAATGAGGGACAACCAGGGGCAACAGGTCCTTGCAGTCACTCATGATGTTATA comes from the Chloroflexota bacterium genome and includes:
- the ychF gene encoding redox-regulated ATPase YchF codes for the protein MELGIIGLPKSGKTTLFNSLTKGRIETHAFGPPNLEPNLGVAKVPDLRLNGLQAVLNPKRVVPAEVKYVDVAISKGKGGGLSGESRTHLSKADAFIHVVRAFSDESIPHPEGSIDAARDISMVNVELILSDLAIVERRLTRIEDLLKGAKPPDRERLFQEQALLLRIRSALEKEIPVREQPPTKDEARIMENYQFLTAKPQLLVLNIGEAQIPQASQLEEELRHRYPGIGVAAVCSKLEMELSQLTEAEAMEFRSALGVNEGVVDRIIRLSYELLGLISFFSIASGEIRSWTVPQGTPAPKAAGKIHSDMERGFIRAEVMAYPDLVACGSLAEARKEGSLRLEGKNYIVHDGDVITFLFSV